A single region of the Kineosporiaceae bacterium SCSIO 59966 genome encodes:
- the glpX gene encoding class II fructose-bisphosphatase yields the protein MPETVVPAEPAVDPRVPDRNLGLELVRVTEAAAMAAGRWVGRGDKNGADGAAVEAMRALIATVEMRGTVVIGEGEKDDAPMLFNGEQVGDGTGPECDVAVDPIDGTRLAAMGMNNALSVLAVSERGSMFDPSAVFYMEKLATGPEGAEVVDIRLPVGENIRRLAKAKGGSADDVTVVMLDRPRHEQLAREVRDAGARIEFITDGDVAGAIMAAREGTGVDLMLGIGGTPEGIIAACALKCMGGVIQGRLWPRDDAERRKALDAGHDLDRVLLTDDLVRGDNCYFVGTGITDGNLLKGVRYRRGTITTQSIVMRSKSGTTRLVEAEHQVRKLAAFSSVDFGGWR from the coding sequence ATGCCCGAGACCGTCGTCCCCGCCGAGCCGGCCGTCGACCCGCGGGTGCCGGACCGCAACCTCGGCCTGGAGCTCGTCCGGGTGACCGAGGCGGCCGCGATGGCCGCCGGCCGCTGGGTCGGGCGGGGCGACAAGAACGGCGCGGACGGCGCGGCGGTCGAGGCGATGCGGGCCCTCATCGCCACCGTCGAGATGCGGGGCACGGTGGTCATCGGCGAGGGCGAGAAGGACGACGCCCCGATGCTGTTCAACGGTGAGCAGGTCGGCGACGGCACCGGGCCGGAGTGCGACGTCGCGGTCGACCCGATCGACGGGACCCGGCTCGCCGCGATGGGGATGAACAACGCGCTGTCGGTCCTGGCGGTCTCCGAACGCGGCTCGATGTTCGACCCGAGCGCGGTCTTCTACATGGAGAAGCTCGCCACCGGACCGGAGGGCGCCGAGGTCGTCGACATCCGCCTGCCGGTAGGGGAGAACATCCGCCGGCTCGCCAAGGCCAAGGGCGGCAGCGCGGACGACGTGACGGTCGTCATGCTCGACCGGCCCCGCCACGAGCAGCTCGCCCGCGAGGTCCGGGACGCCGGCGCCCGGATCGAGTTCATCACCGACGGGGACGTGGCGGGGGCGATCATGGCCGCCCGGGAGGGGACCGGCGTCGATCTCATGCTCGGGATCGGCGGCACCCCCGAGGGGATCATCGCCGCCTGCGCGCTCAAGTGCATGGGCGGGGTGATCCAGGGCCGGCTCTGGCCGCGGGACGACGCCGAGCGGCGCAAGGCCCTGGACGCCGGCCACGACCTCGACCGGGTCCTGCTCACCGACGACCTCGTCCGCGGCGACAACTGCTACTTCGTCGGCACCGGCATCACCGACGGCAACCTGCTCAAGGGCGTGCGCTACCGGCGCGGCACGATCACCACCCAGTCGATCGTCATGCGCTCCAAGTCCGGGACGACCCGGCTCGTCGAGGCCGAGCACCAGGTGCGCAAGCTGGCGGCCTTCTCCTCGGTGGACTTCGGCGGGTGGCGCTGA
- a CDS encoding carbohydrate kinase, whose product MGDALVVGEALVDVVTRPDGTLTEHPGGSPANVALGLARLGRPTHLLTRLGDDDRGRLVREHLTRSGVHVVEGSVTAAPTSVARAVLDADGVATYTFDLQWSLPRVPLPPDPLVVHTGSVAAVLQPGAATVERIVLGARHHATVSYDPNLRPDLMGAPVAVRPQVEAMVAASDVVKLSEEDALWLAPGTRPEHLVEQWLGTGPALVVLTRGAAGAIAVCRDGVVDVPSPAVDVADTVGAGDSFTAGLLDALWTAGLLGGDRRENLTAIGCQRLREAVEHAARVAAVTVSRPGADPPRREEVA is encoded by the coding sequence GTGGGCGACGCCCTCGTGGTCGGGGAGGCGCTCGTCGACGTCGTCACCCGGCCCGACGGGACGCTCACCGAGCACCCCGGCGGCAGTCCCGCGAACGTCGCCCTCGGCCTGGCCCGGCTCGGCCGCCCCACGCACCTGCTGACCCGGCTCGGGGACGACGACCGGGGCCGGCTGGTCCGCGAGCACCTGACCCGCTCCGGGGTCCATGTGGTCGAGGGCTCCGTCACGGCCGCGCCGACGTCGGTCGCCCGGGCGGTCCTGGACGCCGACGGCGTGGCGACGTACACCTTCGACCTGCAGTGGTCGCTGCCGCGCGTCCCGCTGCCGCCGGACCCGCTCGTCGTGCACACCGGGTCGGTGGCCGCGGTGCTCCAGCCGGGTGCCGCCACCGTGGAGCGGATCGTGCTGGGAGCCCGGCACCACGCCACGGTCAGCTACGACCCGAACCTGCGCCCGGACCTCATGGGCGCGCCGGTCGCCGTCCGGCCCCAGGTCGAGGCCATGGTCGCCGCCTCGGACGTCGTCAAGCTCAGCGAGGAGGACGCCCTCTGGCTGGCGCCGGGGACCCGACCGGAGCATCTCGTCGAGCAGTGGCTCGGCACGGGGCCGGCGCTCGTCGTGCTGACTCGCGGCGCCGCGGGCGCGATCGCGGTCTGCCGGGACGGCGTGGTGGACGTGCCGAGCCCGGCGGTCGACGTGGCGGACACCGTCGGCGCCGGGGACTCCTTCACCGCCGGGCTGCTCGACGCGCTGTGGACGGCGGGACTGCTCGGCGGGGACCGGCGGGAGAACCTGACGGCGATCGGCTGCCAGCGGCTGCGCGAGGCCGTCGAGCACGCCGCGAGGGTGGCCGCCGTGACGGTGTCCCGTCCCGGCGCGGACCCGCCGCGCCGGGAAGAGGTCGCCTGA